Proteins from a single region of Chitinibacter bivalviorum:
- the infB gene encoding translation initiation factor IF-2, translating into MSEPKVSQFAAELKMPTQELIEQLRAAGVEKRTAEDTLTAEDKARLLEHLKQKHGQAGDKPKITIARKETTEIRKTDATGKAKTIQVEVRKKRVVAPEAVAAAAPVVPAPVAAAPVAPAPVAAPAAVAAPVIDDAERQNREAQAKRQSELAARQAAEMLAKQNRSAKQAETKAEVATPAPVAAPEPVVEAKPAAEAATPKVEAPRQAAPAPAAKPAVKPHVKPGHEADRPRIGARVDFRRPKDTPMQAPEKAAPAPAAAKPADKKPNGPKKDEKGGWNDGRNKKGIKTRGGDAGNDWKSKKGGKKQSNQQDNAHAFQAPTEPVTHEVDIPETISVADLAHKMAVKGVEVVKALMKMGMMVTINQVLDQETAMIVVEEMGHIPKAAKLDDPEIYLGDEEKTEHAQVSRAPVVTVMGHVDHGKTSLLDYIRRAKVAAGEAGGITQHIGAYHVETGKGMITFLDTPGHEAFTAMRARGAKLTDIVVLVVAADDGVMPQTIEAIHHAKAAGVPIVVAVNKIDKPEANLERIQQELVAQEVVPEEWGGETQFIPVSAKKGLGIDELLDAILLQAEVLELTASVDSPAKGIVIEARLDKGRGPVASMLVQSGTLRKGDTVLAGQVYGRIRAMLDENGKQINEAGPSIPVEILGLSEVPAAGEDAMVLADEKKAREIALFRQGKFRDVKFARQQASKLENMFAQMAEGEVQNLPIIIKADVQGSSEALAQSLQKLSTSEVRVQILHSAVGGISESDVNLALASKAVVIGFNVRADAAARKLAEADGVDIRYYNIIYDAVDEVKAALSGMLAPERREQILGMVEIRQVFTVSKVGTIAGCLVMEGLVKRSAGVRLLRNNTVIHTGELENLKRFKDEAKEVKAGFECGLQLKNYNDLQVGDQLEIFEVIEVARTL; encoded by the coding sequence ATGAGTGAACCCAAAGTCAGCCAATTTGCTGCTGAATTAAAAATGCCAACGCAAGAGCTGATTGAGCAATTGCGTGCGGCTGGCGTTGAAAAACGCACTGCTGAAGATACGTTAACTGCTGAAGATAAAGCTCGTTTGCTTGAGCATCTCAAGCAAAAGCATGGTCAAGCTGGCGACAAGCCAAAAATTACGATCGCTCGTAAAGAGACGACCGAGATTCGCAAGACGGATGCCACTGGTAAGGCTAAAACGATTCAAGTCGAAGTGCGCAAAAAACGTGTTGTCGCGCCAGAGGCTGTTGCTGCAGCCGCGCCTGTTGTCCCGGCTCCCGTAGCTGCTGCACCTGTTGCGCCAGCCCCAGTTGCAGCGCCTGCTGCCGTTGCTGCGCCAGTGATTGATGATGCTGAGCGTCAAAATCGTGAAGCACAGGCCAAGCGTCAAAGTGAATTGGCTGCACGCCAAGCCGCTGAAATGTTAGCTAAGCAAAACCGCAGCGCCAAACAGGCTGAAACGAAAGCCGAAGTGGCTACCCCAGCTCCGGTTGCGGCTCCAGAACCTGTGGTGGAAGCAAAACCAGCTGCTGAGGCTGCTACCCCTAAAGTTGAGGCACCTCGTCAGGCTGCTCCGGCGCCTGCCGCTAAACCTGCTGTTAAGCCGCATGTGAAGCCAGGTCACGAAGCTGACCGTCCACGCATCGGTGCCCGCGTTGATTTCCGTCGTCCAAAAGACACTCCGATGCAAGCGCCTGAAAAAGCTGCTCCGGCACCTGCGGCAGCCAAACCTGCTGATAAAAAGCCAAACGGTCCTAAAAAGGATGAGAAGGGTGGCTGGAATGATGGTCGCAATAAAAAGGGCATCAAAACCCGCGGTGGTGACGCTGGTAATGATTGGAAAAGCAAAAAAGGCGGCAAGAAGCAATCGAATCAACAAGATAATGCCCATGCTTTCCAGGCACCAACTGAGCCGGTAACACACGAAGTTGATATTCCAGAAACCATTTCTGTTGCCGATTTGGCTCACAAAATGGCGGTTAAAGGCGTTGAAGTCGTTAAAGCCCTGATGAAAATGGGCATGATGGTGACGATTAATCAGGTGCTGGACCAAGAAACTGCGATGATTGTCGTTGAAGAAATGGGCCATATTCCTAAAGCTGCGAAACTTGATGATCCAGAAATTTACTTAGGTGACGAAGAGAAAACTGAGCACGCTCAGGTTTCGCGCGCACCAGTCGTAACGGTAATGGGTCACGTTGACCACGGTAAAACATCGTTGCTCGACTATATTCGTCGCGCCAAAGTGGCCGCAGGCGAAGCGGGTGGTATTACTCAGCACATCGGTGCGTATCACGTTGAAACTGGCAAAGGAATGATTACTTTCCTTGATACTCCAGGCCACGAGGCGTTTACGGCAATGCGTGCACGCGGTGCCAAGTTGACGGATATCGTGGTATTGGTGGTGGCTGCCGATGACGGTGTGATGCCACAAACGATTGAGGCGATCCACCACGCGAAAGCGGCGGGTGTGCCTATCGTAGTTGCCGTGAATAAGATCGATAAGCCTGAAGCAAACCTTGAACGCATCCAGCAAGAATTGGTGGCTCAAGAAGTCGTGCCAGAAGAATGGGGCGGTGAAACGCAATTTATCCCTGTTTCTGCGAAGAAAGGCCTGGGTATTGATGAATTGCTCGATGCGATCTTGTTGCAAGCTGAAGTCTTGGAGCTGACTGCTTCAGTTGATAGCCCTGCAAAAGGTATCGTGATCGAAGCTCGCTTGGATAAAGGTCGTGGTCCAGTTGCGTCAATGCTGGTTCAGTCCGGTACTTTGCGCAAAGGCGACACGGTGTTGGCGGGTCAGGTTTACGGCCGTATTCGTGCGATGCTGGATGAGAATGGTAAACAGATTAACGAAGCGGGTCCGTCGATTCCGGTCGAAATCTTGGGCTTGTCGGAAGTTCCGGCCGCCGGTGAAGACGCCATGGTTCTGGCTGATGAGAAAAAAGCTCGTGAAATCGCCTTGTTCCGTCAAGGTAAATTCCGCGATGTGAAATTCGCTCGTCAACAAGCTTCGAAACTGGAAAACATGTTTGCACAGATGGCCGAAGGCGAGGTTCAAAACTTGCCTATCATCATCAAGGCCGACGTTCAGGGGTCTTCAGAGGCTTTGGCACAAAGCTTGCAAAAATTGTCGACCAGCGAAGTTCGCGTGCAAATCTTGCACAGTGCGGTCGGCGGTATTTCTGAGTCTGACGTTAACTTGGCCTTGGCATCTAAAGCAGTTGTTATCGGCTTTAATGTGCGTGCTGACGCTGCTGCGCGTAAATTGGCAGAAGCTGATGGCGTGGATATTCGTTACTACAACATCATTTATGATGCGGTTGATGAAGTTAAGGCCGCCTTATCAGGGATGTTGGCGCCAGAGCGTCGTGAGCAAATCTTGGGTATGGTTGAAATCCGTCAGGTGTTCACTGTATCTAAAGTCGGCACGATTGCAGGTTGTTTGGTAATGGAAGGTTTGGTGAAACGTTCAGCGGGCGTACGCTTGCTGCGCAACAACACCGTTATCCATACCGGCGAGCTGGAAAATCTGAAGCGCTTTAAAGATGAAGCGAAAGAAGTTAAGGCCGGTTTCGAGTGCGGTTTGCAGCTGAAAAACTACAACGATTTGCAAGTGGGCGACCAGTTGGAAATCTTCGAAGTTATCGAAGTGGCGCGTACTCTGTAA
- the nusA gene encoding transcription termination factor NusA codes for MNREILVLVDALAHEKNVAKEVVFSALEMALASATKKRYEEEVEVRVSIDRDTGEHRSFRVWDVVEDNDHEEPSRQIAITDAPDYSADLKVGDVWEVELEPIEFGRIGAQAAKQVILQKIRDAEREQNLNDFLQRREHIISGSIKRIERGNAIIEMGKLEAILPRDQMIPKENLRVGDRIKAFLLRIDRMGRGPQLVLSRIAPEFMAKLFELEVPEIENNLIELKGVARDPGMRAKIAVKSNDQRVDPQGTCIGVRGTRVNAVSNELAGERVDIVLWSTDAAQFAINALSPAEVNSIIVDEDNHSMDVVVDEENLAMAIGRGGQNVKLAAELTGWKLNIMTVDQAEQKHEEEFTKVRALFVQALDIDEDVANVLVQEGFNTLEEVAYVPLNEMLEIEAFDEETVNELRSRARDALLTQAIVREEKLEHQSEDLKTLDGMTPELAAALAEKDIHTRDDLAELAVDELTEMTGIDAESAKQLIMKAREHWFA; via the coding sequence ATGAATCGTGAAATTCTAGTGCTGGTAGACGCACTTGCGCACGAAAAAAATGTTGCTAAAGAAGTGGTTTTTAGTGCTCTTGAGATGGCACTCGCTTCTGCTACAAAAAAACGCTACGAAGAAGAAGTAGAGGTGCGCGTTTCGATTGATCGTGACACCGGCGAGCATCGCAGTTTCCGTGTCTGGGATGTGGTTGAAGACAACGACCACGAAGAACCATCACGCCAAATCGCTATTACTGATGCGCCTGATTACAGTGCTGACTTGAAAGTAGGCGATGTTTGGGAAGTCGAGCTCGAACCAATTGAATTTGGTCGTATTGGTGCACAGGCCGCCAAGCAAGTTATTTTGCAAAAAATCCGTGATGCTGAGCGCGAACAGAACCTGAACGATTTCTTGCAGCGTCGTGAGCACATTATTTCTGGCAGCATCAAGCGCATCGAACGTGGCAATGCCATTATCGAAATGGGCAAGTTAGAAGCGATTTTGCCTCGCGACCAAATGATCCCGAAAGAAAACTTGCGTGTGGGTGACCGCATTAAGGCTTTCTTGCTGCGCATCGACCGCATGGGCCGTGGTCCACAGTTGGTGTTGAGCCGTATCGCACCTGAATTCATGGCCAAGCTATTTGAGTTGGAAGTGCCAGAAATCGAAAACAACTTGATCGAATTGAAAGGCGTAGCGCGCGACCCTGGTATGCGTGCCAAGATTGCGGTTAAGTCAAATGATCAACGCGTTGACCCTCAAGGTACATGTATTGGTGTGCGTGGGACGCGTGTTAATGCGGTAAGTAATGAGTTGGCGGGTGAGCGTGTTGACATTGTGCTGTGGTCTACCGACGCTGCGCAGTTTGCCATCAATGCCTTGTCGCCTGCAGAAGTGAACTCCATCATTGTGGATGAAGATAACCACAGCATGGATGTGGTTGTTGATGAAGAAAACCTAGCGATGGCTATCGGCCGTGGCGGGCAAAATGTGAAGTTGGCCGCTGAATTGACGGGTTGGAAACTCAACATCATGACCGTTGATCAAGCTGAGCAAAAACACGAAGAAGAATTCACCAAAGTACGCGCTCTGTTTGTACAAGCGTTGGATATTGATGAAGACGTGGCGAATGTTTTGGTTCAAGAAGGTTTCAATACGCTGGAAGAAGTAGCGTATGTGCCATTGAACGAAATGTTGGAAATTGAAGCGTTTGATGAAGAAACCGTAAACGAGCTGCGTTCCCGTGCTCGCGATGCCTTGCTCACGCAAGCTATCGTGCGTGAAGAGAAGCTGGAGCACCAGTCGGAAGACCTGAAAACGCTGGATGGTATGACGCCGGAATTGGCTGCTGCATTGGCTGAGAAAGACATACATACCCGTGATGATTTGGCAGAACTGGCTGTCGATGAATTAACCGAAATGACCGGTATCGACGCAGAATCCGCCAAACAATTGATCATGAAAGCGCGCGAACATTGGTTCGCTTAA
- the rimP gene encoding ribosome maturation factor RimP has product MAVNLQSVLDNTLPGLGYELVDFELGGNGLMRIFIDKEGGVTIDDCVAVSNHLTRLFMVEEIPYDRLEVSSPGLDRLIKKPADFERFAGQMVRVKLRLPLPDRRRNVVGQLKGLLDECVVVDVNGEVLNLPLSQIDRVRIEPKF; this is encoded by the coding sequence ATGGCGGTTAATTTACAATCTGTGTTGGACAATACCCTGCCGGGTTTGGGGTACGAGCTGGTCGATTTCGAGCTGGGTGGTAACGGCTTGATGCGCATTTTTATCGACAAAGAAGGCGGCGTCACTATTGATGATTGCGTTGCGGTGAGTAATCACCTGACGCGTTTGTTTATGGTGGAAGAAATCCCTTACGACCGTTTAGAGGTGTCGTCCCCTGGGTTGGATCGCTTGATTAAAAAACCAGCAGATTTTGAACGATTTGCTGGGCAGATGGTGAGGGTGAAGCTGCGTTTGCCGCTGCCAGATCGCCGTCGGAATGTGGTGGGTCAGCTGAAAGGCTTGCTTGATGAATGTGTTGTGGTTGATGTGAATGGCGAAGTGCTTAATCTGCCTTTGTCACAAATCGATCGTGTACGCATTGAGCCCAAATTCTAA
- a CDS encoding AMP-binding protein: METVEKVWLGNYQAGVSDQIDLDEFASIPEVIEQSVKKYGERAAFINMGKSISYQELDTLSKNFAAYLQQHLKLPAGSRIAVMLPNVLQYPVAIFGILRAGYVVVNVNPLYTPRELQHQLKDSGANTIVILANFAHTLESIVAQTAIKNVVLCEIGDMLGFPKRLIVNAAIRYIKKMVPEYTLDGHITFNEALAAGQKHTLQKVQLNHSDLAFLQYTGGTTGLAKGAMLSHGNIVANMQQAHTWIRPAVAEGKEVIVTALPLYHIFSLTANCMVFSKIGATNLLITNPRDIPGMVKTISAYPVTCMTGVNTLFNALLNNAEFARLDFSKWKLALGGGMAVQHAVAERWKKITGVTLAEAYGLTETSPAAIINPINIKEYNGMIGLPIPQTEAQVRNEDGQPLPAGQAGELFIRGPQVMQGYWQRQEETDAVLGKDGFLATGDIAVMQPTGYFQIVDRKKDMILVSGFNVYPNEIESVVAELEGVLEVACIGVPDDKTGEAVKIIIVKKDAELTSDAILQHCRKQLTNYKVPRVIEFRDSLPKSNVGKILRRELRA; this comes from the coding sequence ATGGAAACAGTAGAAAAAGTATGGCTTGGCAACTACCAAGCGGGGGTATCAGACCAGATCGATCTCGATGAATTTGCATCAATTCCAGAAGTCATTGAACAAAGCGTCAAAAAATATGGCGAACGAGCCGCTTTTATTAACATGGGAAAATCCATTAGCTATCAAGAGCTTGATACGCTATCCAAAAACTTTGCCGCCTACCTGCAGCAACACCTCAAACTACCCGCAGGCTCACGCATTGCAGTGATGCTGCCCAATGTATTGCAATATCCGGTCGCAATTTTCGGCATCTTACGCGCCGGCTATGTCGTGGTTAACGTCAATCCACTTTACACCCCGCGCGAGCTGCAACATCAACTCAAAGACTCCGGCGCCAACACGATTGTGATTCTTGCCAATTTTGCTCACACACTGGAAAGCATCGTTGCGCAAACGGCCATTAAGAATGTCGTGCTCTGCGAGATCGGCGACATGCTTGGATTTCCAAAACGCCTCATTGTTAACGCCGCGATTCGGTACATCAAAAAAATGGTGCCCGAATATACCCTGGATGGGCATATTACTTTTAATGAGGCGCTAGCAGCAGGTCAAAAACATACCCTACAAAAAGTACAATTAAACCACTCAGACCTAGCATTTTTACAATATACAGGCGGCACCACAGGTCTTGCGAAAGGCGCGATGCTCAGCCACGGCAATATCGTCGCCAATATGCAGCAAGCCCACACCTGGATCAGACCCGCAGTCGCCGAGGGCAAAGAGGTCATTGTTACCGCATTGCCGCTGTACCACATCTTCTCATTAACCGCCAACTGCATGGTCTTTAGCAAAATTGGCGCCACTAATTTATTGATTACCAACCCCCGCGACATCCCCGGCATGGTCAAAACAATTTCGGCGTATCCCGTTACTTGCATGACCGGAGTAAATACCCTCTTTAATGCCCTTTTGAATAACGCCGAATTTGCCCGCCTTGATTTTTCCAAATGGAAATTAGCGCTAGGCGGTGGAATGGCCGTACAACACGCCGTCGCCGAGCGCTGGAAAAAGATTACAGGCGTCACCCTCGCCGAAGCCTACGGCCTCACCGAAACCTCACCGGCCGCAATCATCAACCCCATCAACATTAAAGAATATAACGGAATGATCGGCCTGCCGATCCCGCAAACCGAAGCCCAAGTTCGCAATGAAGATGGTCAACCCCTCCCCGCTGGCCAGGCCGGTGAATTATTCATCCGCGGGCCACAGGTCATGCAGGGCTACTGGCAAAGACAGGAAGAAACCGATGCCGTACTAGGCAAAGATGGCTTTTTGGCGACAGGTGACATTGCTGTGATGCAGCCCACAGGCTATTTTCAAATCGTAGATCGCAAAAAAGATATGATCTTGGTTTCGGGATTTAATGTTTACCCTAACGAAATCGAAAGTGTAGTGGCCGAGCTCGAGGGTGTCTTGGAAGTAGCCTGTATTGGCGTTCCCGATGACAAAACTGGCGAAGCCGTTAAAATCATTATCGTTAAGAAAGATGCTGAGCTAACTAGCGACGCCATTTTGCAACATTGCCGCAAACAATTAACTAATTACAAAGTGCCCCGCGTGATAGAGTTCCGCGACAGCCTACCCAAATCCAATGTAGGTAAAATATTGCGGCGAGAATTGCGCGCATAA
- a CDS encoding PilT/PilU family type 4a pilus ATPase, producing the protein MNLLPFFKLMAERSASDLFLAAGSPIVIKIQGLCHPVNNQVLSAEHVKQLAYQLMGADRVAAFERDLELNMAYPVPELGNFRINVFKSRGTVALVARYIKPKADTLEELGMPDILKDLVMEKRGIILLVGATGSGKSSTVSAMLEHRNENHSGHILTMEDPIEFIYSHKKSLVNQREIGTDTHSYHDALRNAMREAPNVLMLGEIRDQETMTYAMQYAQAGHLCISTLHANNSYHSLSRIVNFYPQEARESLLYDMSTSLKAIVSQRLVRAKNGKLKPAVEIMLNTNRISELIRTGELTEIKEAMEQTLAEGSQTFEQSLYRMYRAGEIELDEALRNADSATNLSWMVNNAQSIQEQEAARNRVVQQENDDLSFDMPLH; encoded by the coding sequence ATGAACTTACTGCCTTTTTTTAAGCTCATGGCCGAGCGCAGCGCCTCCGACCTATTTTTAGCGGCGGGCTCGCCGATCGTGATTAAAATTCAAGGCCTGTGCCACCCAGTCAACAATCAAGTTCTAAGTGCCGAACATGTCAAGCAACTTGCCTACCAATTAATGGGCGCGGATCGCGTGGCGGCGTTCGAGCGCGATCTCGAACTCAATATGGCCTACCCCGTACCTGAGCTGGGCAACTTTCGGATTAACGTCTTCAAAAGTCGCGGCACGGTAGCACTCGTGGCGCGCTACATCAAACCGAAAGCTGACACGCTCGAAGAGCTTGGCATGCCAGATATTTTGAAAGATTTGGTCATGGAAAAGCGCGGCATTATTTTGTTAGTCGGCGCAACAGGATCTGGCAAATCATCGACCGTCTCCGCCATGCTGGAGCACCGCAATGAAAACCACAGCGGCCACATCTTAACGATGGAAGATCCGATCGAGTTTATTTACAGCCACAAAAAATCATTGGTCAATCAACGCGAAATCGGCACCGACACCCACAGCTATCACGACGCACTGCGCAACGCGATGCGTGAAGCACCCAACGTATTGATGCTGGGCGAAATTCGCGACCAAGAAACCATGACCTATGCCATGCAATATGCGCAAGCAGGCCACCTTTGCATTTCAACCCTCCACGCTAACAATAGTTATCACTCACTCAGCCGGATTGTTAACTTCTATCCGCAAGAAGCCCGTGAATCACTACTGTACGACATGTCGACGTCACTCAAAGCCATTGTGTCACAACGACTCGTCCGCGCAAAAAATGGCAAACTCAAACCCGCTGTCGAAATCATGCTCAACACCAACCGTATTTCGGAGCTGATTCGCACCGGCGAGCTCACCGAAATCAAAGAGGCGATGGAACAAACCCTCGCCGAAGGCTCGCAAACTTTCGAGCAATCGCTCTATCGCATGTATCGGGCAGGTGAAATTGAGTTGGACGAAGCACTACGTAATGCGGACTCGGCCACCAACCTATCTTGGATGGTGAACAATGCACAATCCATTCAAGAACAAGAAGCAGCCCGCAATCGAGTCGTTCAACAAGAAAATGACGATCTCAGCTTCGATATGCCCCTCCACTAA
- a CDS encoding ArsC family reductase: MMKLFGIPNCDTVKKARTWLSDNGFEYEWHDFKKQGLKESQTKEWITAVGWEILINKQGTTWRKLDDETKASVVDEASAIQLMLTHHSLIKRPVLMSGTQVIVGFKPENYHAQLLK; this comes from the coding sequence ATCATGAAATTATTTGGTATTCCAAACTGCGACACCGTAAAAAAGGCGCGCACATGGCTTAGTGACAATGGCTTTGAGTACGAATGGCACGACTTCAAAAAACAAGGGCTCAAGGAAAGCCAGACCAAGGAATGGATTACTGCTGTTGGTTGGGAAATTTTGATCAATAAGCAAGGCACAACTTGGCGCAAACTAGACGATGAAACCAAAGCTAGCGTAGTCGATGAAGCCAGCGCAATACAGCTAATGCTGACCCACCACTCGCTGATTAAGCGCCCAGTTCTCATGAGCGGCACTCAAGTTATCGTAGGTTTCAAACCAGAAAACTATCATGCTCAACTATTAAAGTAA